The Amphiura filiformis chromosome 1, Afil_fr2py, whole genome shotgun sequence nucleotide sequence GTCTTACTTTGACTGTATTTCTACCTAAATCtgattttcattcatttcattcattcatttattcatttatttatttccacaattcacatagaaatacaaaatacgcattaaaataccatcaaagaatcatggaggagatggccgaaaggccagtaaggccagaggtagccatcccctttaacagaaaagttaccaaacagaaaatttaacagcaaataataaaaattaaaaacaacaaacaaacaaacaaacaagaaacaaaaaaactacaatgctcgtcaattaatcatattttgaaattaagtgtcttttgtacacgttccggaaatgtttcactgaataagacgctcttaaagatttttgcaatgagttccataatataggaccagctgtacggacagcgtgatcggtgaaaaccctgctatttttagtcaagttatagttattagcgtttcttgtttggtaatcatgaatattagatcgtagggtaaataaactgtcaaataagctcggtaattcattaatactgtacttatacataaaaactcccaattctaatttataggtgtcattgtttgctaaaatgttgtatttggcaaaCAAGGGGCTGTATGACTTCTGTAATGACTACTGGCAACTGTCCGTAtcgcccatttttggagtttcacaattttatccaaatatgttttacatgtgtttccccaaattaatattccatagttcaaataaggttgaataaaggtacaatatagagtataaagaatgcgatctggtacaaagaatttgagtttgttcattacaccaatattccttgaaatagtttttgctatacagttaaTATGACACCTCCATGTTAAGTTTTCGTCTATGAGTACTCCCAGGAATTTGGTATTATCTACCCTTTCTAGAACGATTTCGTCTAAAATTATCTTAACATCTACATTACAGACAGTTGTTGTtgaatcaatatttatccaattctTGGACGTCATATGTGGTGTTCCCAGAATCATATAATTGGTTTTACTGGCATTTACTGATAATTTGTTTGCTCTGAACCAATTACTGACTTCCTTTAGTTCATTGTTAATTAACCAAAATTTGCTTCTTATATCTTTATGCGAGTATATTATTGTGGTGTCGTCTGCAAACAGAATAAAGCTAAGTATACGTTAGATGTGTTAACAATATCGTTTATATAAAGTATAAATAGTAGAGGTCCCAATATGGAACCTTGAGGGACACCGCATATGATATCTTTCATTTTGGATTCACACgagttataatatacatattgtttcctgttacttAAGTAATTCCTAAACCAGTCCAGTACAATGCCTcggaatccgtagtgttctaatttgTGTGCTAATATGttatggtctatagtatcaaaagcctttgaaagGTCTAAAAATACTCCAATAGTAGCTTCATCTTTTTCTACCGcattattaattttatccacTAAATGTATAATGGCCATATAAGTAGAGTGATTGCTGCGGAAGCCAAATTgattatcattaagtattttATGACTGTCAATATAAGCAATACATCTATTAAAAACCAATCTttcaagtatctttgaaaaacaaGGCAATGCCGATACTGGGTGTTGGTGCCAATTTCTGGTTGTGCGCCCCTAATTtaggctcatttgcatatttgataGATCGATACAAGTTCGATTGATTGGCCACTCGTGAATTGAAGCAAGCTGTGTTTACCTGGATCTCTTACTAAGTTTTAACCTACAAATAGCTACAAATTGCCTACAAATAGCTACAAATACTGAATCCTGAGACTTTGTGTTGCTGTTTCTACATTAAATGAAAGATGAAAGATACATGCATCGTCCAGTTGAGTAATTTGGCAGTACGAGAAGGAGTTAAAACGAGAGGTGAATTTTAGTTTACCGGTAATTACATAGGCTTGCCCGGTAGAGAAATAATGCTTCAAAAAGGCTCTACATTCAAGTTAAAACTTATGAAGAAAATGAGAAATTCACAATGAAGGATCTTGCCAAGCGTGTTGGTTACTTATAAATGAACTAAGGACATCTTCTAGAGACTAAATATCATCTTTTTTGCGTCGAAATAAGGCGCTTTGGTCCTCAAATACCCCGATAAAGTGGATAAGCTTAAATTGTTTTTATGGAAAAAAGTTTTCATGAACTGACAGACACACGTGTACACGGGTCACGCTCGATTTTCCCTAGAATTGTAGAGGGCGCTGTTGTGGTGTTGTGCGGCCCAGACGGTGTTGGACAAGAAGGAAATACAAGACCTGTACCTAGTCAACTACAGCAAGATTGATCATAAACAGTCTTGAATCTACACAAAAATGTATGGCAGCAAAGATGGTAGTGGAAGTGATGTATATGGGGCTGTTGGTGGTGAATTGCTGCAAGAAGATAGGCCAGCAGAGCAACTCCTAGAAAGGAAGAGAAATGGTAAAGAAACCAGGCTGGCCGACTATGGACGATTGAGGGTGCCGTGGGATACCCACAGCGAGATAAGTCATCATGAAAAGGTGGAAAGGTGGCGTAGTAGTATGACTTACGGCCATGACGAATCGAAACCTACTAGCCCTACTCTAAGACCAAGAGACTTCATTGCAAGAGACTCGGATCGTGCCTCACAATGTTCAGCATCAAAGTCAATAAGGAGCCATGCATCTAGTCGTGCATGTAGCCGCGCATCAAGTAGATATTCAGAAAGAGCAAGGGCATTGACCAAAGAAATAGAGTTGATCGCAAAGGCCACAGTCTTGAAGAAAAGGCATGAAATGGAGGAAAATATGAGAGAATTACAAAGGAAATTAGAAGATGAAGCATATAAACAAGAGCAGATGCAAATACAGGTACAGTTAGAAGCAGCAAGAGCTGTTACAAAGTTATATGAAGATAATTACTACTCAGAAAGAGATAGTGTCTCGGATAATGATACCGATACCGGTAGTATGACGGCTGAAAGCATCGCCCAAGCGATAATAAGAGCAGCAGAGGTACAAACAGCACATAGTTCTAGGCAAccagtttctgaacaaaagattcAACCAGTGAAAGTTTCGCATCAACAACCAGTAAAAATTCCATCGCAAGAACTAGAGACAGTTGCGCAGCAACAAATGGTGAAAACCCCACAACAATTAATGAAAAACCCATCAGAACTACAACCAGTGAAAAACTCACTACAACAAGAACAGGTAATAAGACCACCACCtacacaacaacaaaatggtaAAGACCAGAGCGTAGTGGAGCTGGTAGAACAACAATCACCACAGGACCAGACTCACAACATGTTGAATCTGGTACAGCATTTGCTACCGCAAGACAAGATTAATAGCGACGTGGATGCGATTCAACAATGGCCTCCTCAGGACCAGATTCATAGCAACATGGATATGGTAAAACAACGGCCACCGCAGGACAAGATTCATAGCGATGTGGATGCGGTACAATCCGGTACATCAATGGCCACCGCAGGACCAGATTCATAGTAATATGGTCAAACAATGGCCGCCGCAGGACCAGACTCACAGTAGATTGAATCCGGTATATCAATGGCCACCGCAGGACCCGACTCACAGTAGATTGAATCCGGTACATCAATGGCCACCGCAGGACCAGATTCATAGCAATATGGTAAACCAATGGCCACCGCAGGACCAGACTCACAGTATATTGAATCCGGTACATCAATGGCCACCGCAGAACCAAATTCATAGCAATATGGTAAAACAACAGCCACCACAGAACCAGACCCACAGTAGGTTGAATCCGGTACATCAGTGGCTACCGCAGGACCACAATCACAGTAGGTCAAATCCGGTACAACAAGGGCAACCGCATGATCGGAGCACAATACATCTGGTAGAACAATGTCAACCGCAGGACCAGACACAAAGCATAGTGAACCCGGTGCAAATACAGCCACCGCAGGAAACAGGTTATGGCCCAATGAATCCAGTAAAACAAAAGCTACCGCAGTATCCAAGTCAACTTACCGGTAGTGAAGATTACAAGAATCAAGTCATAAATAGAAACACAAGTACTGTGAGCCAGAATCCATGGTTAGACTCCACACCACAAGTCTCAGCCAACAGAATGAGTAGAGTGAATGACAATGTGGAAGTAGAAGAAGATGATATAGGTGGAACAGATAGAGAGGTAAAATGTGATGATAAGAAGCCACCGGTGTCATCTGATAACCAAATGTTAAGTACCTTGGCATCAGCAATTCTGAAGCAAAGTAAACATGCATCATTACCTCAGAGAAAGATGAAGTCATATGATGGTGACCCCCTAGAATATTGTAGCTTTATTGAGTCATTCAGGTATTGCATAGAAGCAAAAACTGATAATGAGATGGATAAGttgtatttcttagaccaacacACCAGTGGTGAACCCAATCATGTGGTGAAAGGATACCTGAGCAAGGGCCCAAATGGGTTCAAAGAAGCAATGAAGCATTTGAAGAAGAAGTTTGGGGATAAGTTTGTGATAGCGGAAGCCTTTAAGAAAAAGGCTAGAGGTTGGCCAGAGGTAAAGCGTGATGATGCAAAGGCGTGGTCAAGTTATGCAATATTCTTGGGTGAATACTTAAATACCATGAAGAATTTGGAATGTCTAAATGAGATAGATCATTCAGCTACAGTCAAGGTGCTGCTTGAGAAGATTCCTTACCCTATTAGACATCAATGGAGAATTAAAGTAGATACCATACAGGAAGTACAAGGTCGTATGGCAGGGTTTCAAGATTACGTATCATTTGTGGAAAGGCAGATGAGAATTGTGTCTAATCCTGTCTATGGGAATATTCAAGGTACTACCAAGGAGAGTAAAATTCCACCATTCAAAGCCAACAAAAGAAGGTTAAACTTCTCCACACATGCCACTGAGGATAGTAAACAATCAAGTGGTAATGATGCAAAGGAATCACCCCCGAAATGGTGTTATGACTGTGATAACAAATCACACAACACATCAGATTGCAAAGGACTCCTCAAAAAACCATATGAAGAGAGAATTGCAGTGATAAAAAGGAAAGGCCTCTGCTTTGCATGCTTGAAGAAGGGTGTTCATCGGGCAAAAGATTGCAAGAAAAAAAACTGAAGTGTAGAACATGTATGAAAATGCATCCTACAATTTTACACAGAGAAAGGAAGCCAGATAACGCTGCTGATGCCTCCATGGCGTGTGGCCTTACGGGGGCCGGCACAAACTCTTTGCTGTCGGTGGTGCCAGTCACAGTGTATTCTCCGGACTCCGGAAGACAAGTTAATACCTATGCACTGCTAGACAGCAAGAGTACAGCAGTATTCTGTACAAAGAGCCTCCAATACAGACTGTCCGCAACAGGAGCAAAGACAAGGATTCGTGTGCAGACCATTAATGGTACTAAGTGCATAGACACTAACAAGATAGCCAACCTGATTGTCTCAGACATTGgtggtgaaaatcgcatagaactACCTGACGCATATATTCAGGATACCATACCCGTAACCAAAGATGACATCATAACAGGCAAAGATGCATTAAAGGCATGGCCATACTTACAAGAGATTAATGTACCAGTGATGAAACCTAACGACAAAGTAGAACTTTTGATAGGAAACAATGTCCCAAAGGCCCTTGAACCAACAAGAGTAATTCAAGCCCAAGATGATGGGCCGTTTGCCTGCAAGACACAACTTGGGTGGGAAGTCCATGGTTTGACTACTCAGACAGACAAAGTATCTGTGCACAGGATTAAGGTAGAGGAAAGCATTCAGCAGCAACTGATAGACCTCTATAACCAAGACTTCACAGAGAGATCGGTAGATGACACCCCTCAACGATCACGTGATGATCGAAGATTTCTCGATATTGTACAAACGTCCATAAACCACACCAAGGGCCATTATGAGATGCTGCTACCTCTCCGGGACAAGCAAATGATCTTTCCCAACAACAGAGTCATGGCTGCCAATAGACTGGAACACCTGAAAAGGAGATTTCAGAAAGATGCGCAATTCAAAGCTGAATACGTCAAAGCCATGAATGAAACAATTGAGAATGGCTATGCAGAAGCAGTCCCAAATGACGACACACACACAGATGGTAGAAGGTGGTTTATCCCACATCATGGAGTTCGTCATCCAAAGAAACTCAAAATCAGAGTTGTGTTTGACTGCGCTGCAACATTCAGAGGAACCTCGCTAAATAAGCAACTGCTTCAAGGCCCAGACATGACAAACTCCCTTGTGGGTGTTCTATTGCGTTTTAGACAAGAGCAAGTAGCAGTGATGGCAGACGTGCAAGGGATGTTTAATCAGGTGAAGGTGTCGGAAGAATGCAGAGACCTCCTACGTTTTCTCTGGTGGCCCAACGGAGATACATCAAAGGCGATGAAAGAGTATCGTATGACTACACACCTCTTTGGAGCGGTTTCATCACCAGCCTGCTCAAACTATGCCTTGAGAAGAACAGCTATAGACAACACTTGTTCTAAACCAGTGACAGAGACTATAAATAGAAACTTTTATGTTGATGATTGCTTAAAGTCTCTGACCTCAGATGAAGAAGCCATCACCTTAGTTGAGGATCTCACCTCAGTGCTGAGCAAAGGTGGTTTTAAGCTCACCAAGTGGGTGTCCAACAGCTCCCAAGTAATGAAAGTGATACCTGAAGAGGAGAGAGCAAGCGGAACCAAGTCCCTTGATCTTCATGTGCAAGGTAATACGCCTCCTGAGAGAGCTCTGGGAGTTCTTTGGTCACCTGAAACAGATAAGTTCAGCTTCAAAATAGAAGTGAAAGACCACAACATGACTAGAAGAGGGATACTATCAACAGTGAGTTCCCTATATGATCCACTCGGATTAGTGGCTCCCGCCATCTTGCCTGCACGGCTATTACTGCAAGATTTGTGCAAATTGCAACTTAGCTGGGATGATGAAATCCCTCAAGAATACCAAAGACAATGGAAGGACTGGATATCCGAGCTGCCAAAGTTAGAAAACTTTTCCATCGCCAGATGTTTCAAGCCTACAGGCTTTGAGAGTCCAAAGACAACGCAACTTCATCACTTTGCAGATGCCAGTACGGTTGGCTATGGAGCAGTATCATACTTGCGTATGGTAAACAGTTCTGACGAAGTACACAGTCAGCTTCTCATGTCCAAGTCCAGAGTTGCACCACTCAAAAGGGTCACCATTCCTAGGATGGAGCTTACGGCTGCCACAGTCGCAGTAAGAATGGATAACATGCTGCGTAAAGAGCTGGAGCTTCCCATAGACCAGTCTGTGTTTTGGACAGACAATACTACGGTACTTGGATACATTAGCAGTGAAGCTTCCAGATTCCAAACATTCGTGGCAAACCGGGTTGAGCTCATCAGAGAAGCAACAGATCCTTCCCAATGGCATTATGTTAAAAGTGAAAGCAATCCTGCTGACGAATGTTCACGTGGCTTGAAAGTACAGAAATTTCTCGATAACACTAGATGGATCCACGGACCAGAGTTCCTGCAGGAGCCAGAAGACAAGTGGCCTGAAATGCCAAGACAAAGAAGCATCGACATAGATGATCCTGAAGTGAAGAAGCGAGTTATAAGCCATGCAACAGTGACGAACGATTCAGCAATCGACAAACTTCTCACATACTACAGTTCATGGTATCGTCTAAGAAGAGCAGTGGCATGGATTCTACGAATCAAGAAACATCTTCGCTACAAAGTTAGACAGAAGAAATCAGAACATGTCAGTACAACACTGCAACAGAGTGGTGAAGACCACACAGACAAAGACGATGACAAATATGGAAGTCAAGTACGAGGCACCAAACTTTTGAATGCAAAGGACATACGAGATGCAGAAACAGCAGTGGTGAAATATGAACAGTCCAAGGCTTTCCCAGAAGAGATCAAGATCCTGGAAAGACAGTCACTGGACCCTGCATCAGAAAATGGAAAGCATGATAAGTCACATGTGCAAAGATCAAGCTCTATCAAAAGGTTGTGCCCATTTCTTTCGGAAGGAGTGTTACGTGTCGGTGGACGCTTGTCAAAGGCAGCTTTACCAGAGGACACAAGATACCCTATGATACTCCCAAAGTCATCAACTGTCACAGAGTTAATCCTGAGAGAAATACATGAAATGACAGGCCACAGTGGTCGTAACTACATGCTTCACATCCTGCGTAAGAAGTTCTGGATTGTAAATGCCAATAGCTGCACAAGAAAGATAGTAAACAAATGCGTATCCTGCAGAAAGTACAGCAGAAAAGCTGAAGTGCAACGCATGGCAGATCTACCCAAAGATCGTGTCACACCAGACCAGCCACCCTTCACAAATGTTGGAATGGACTTCTTCGGACCATTTTATGTGAGAGTAGGTAGATCATCTGTGAAACGATATGGAACCATATTCACATGTCTAACAACACGAGCCGTTCACATAGAGAAGGCTGAATCAATGGACACATCGGCATGCATCAATGCAATCAGGCGGTTTATCGCTCGACGAGGGCAGGTGAAGTCCATCAGGTCAGATAACGGCACAAATATGGTTGGTGCTGAAAATGAACTGCGACAAGAAATCCAGAAACTCAATCAAGCACAGATTCACAGTACTCTACTCCAGAAGAGCATAAATTGCCCCCTGCTGCATCACACCATGGTGGTATATGGGAGAGGATGATTCGATCAATTAGAAAGGTACTGAACTCCGTCTTGCAAGAACAAGTTCTGACAGATGACAATTTACACACATTGTTTTGTGAGGTGGAAGGCTCTTAAACAGCAGACCCATTACAAGATCATCAGATGACATTGATGATTTAGAAGCTCTCACACCCAACCACCTATTGCTTCTGAAGGGACAACCTATCTGGCCCCCCAACCTCTCAGAAGATACTGATCAATATCTAAGGCGCCGATGGAAGCAGGTACAATATTTGGCCAATATCTTCTGGCGTCGATGGATAAGACAATACTTACCTCAGCTACAAGAAAGGCAAAAGTGGCTATCCCCGCAGCGCAATGTCCAAGTTGGGGACATTGTCCTTGTAGTCGACGACACCCTACCCAGAAATACATGGAGGATGGGCAAAGTTATGGAAACTCTACCCGACAAGAGTGGATATGTCCGCCAAGTCAAGGTAAAGACTCAGGTGTCAACTATTCTGAGACCAATAAGCAAGATATGTCTGCTACTTGAAGCTGAAAACCCTGCAAAAACACCTGAACAAACTCCAGGAACAGAAGAAACCGAGAATCAGCAAGACTTGACACCTGATAAACATGATCAGAAAGCGGATTCCAGTAATGTGACTGCAAGTAACCTGCGTCACAAGGGAACCAGAACCAGACCGCGTATCAAGCCTAGAGAACGTCTGGatctataatacatgtacatgcacacgTCGCTGCAGCATGCCATGAAACAGACTACCTGTACGACATTGTGTATACATACCATTATAATGCAGTGAAATTTCACATGGATGGACCTACCATTGATAAAAGTGGATTTCAACTTGGATAACCACCAGAACCAGTGCAAGACACCAGAACCGTTGTCAGCTATTATGAACTATTCTGAGCAACCTTATATTACAAAATATGGTGTACATGTAATTTCAAAGTACCACCATTAATTGTGGCAAAAACATTTATTGAGTGTGATGATGAAAGAAGAAGACGAAATAGATGAAAGGaactgtgcatgcaaaatatagcCAGCATGGCATAGTTCATAGGCGAGCTTGAGGCGCCATACCCTCAGGATTCTGGGCAAATTGTCAAGTGATTTGTCCATGGGAAGGAAATGTCCCAAAAATGCTTAAGTTGCCACATACTATACACAAGCTGTATAGAATTGACTGAACATTTGAAAAGCTGAATGTTGCTCAAGCTGTGATATGGGATTTGAATTGAATGCTACCAAGTGGGGCTAAATTCTACCTGAGGAGCTGTAAAATC carries:
- the LOC140161273 gene encoding uncharacterized protein, which gives rise to MHPTILHRERKPDNAADASMACGLTGAGTNSLLSVVPVTVYSPDSGRQVNTYALLDSKSTAVFCTKSLQYRLSATGAKTRIRVQTINGTKCIDTNKIANLIVSDIGGENRIELPDAYIQDTIPVTKDDIITGKDALKAWPYLQEINVPVMKPNDKVELLIGNNVPKALEPTRVIQAQDDGPFACKTQLGWEVHGLTTQTDKVSVHRIKVEESIQQQLIDLYNQDFTERSVDDTPQRSRDDRRFLDIVQTSINHTKGHYEMLLPLRDKQMIFPNNRVMAANRLEHLKRRFQKDAQFKAEYVKAMNETIENGYAEAVPNDDTHTDGRRWFIPHHGVRHPKKLKIRVVFDCAATFRGTSLNKQLLQGPDMTNSLVGVLLRFRQEQVAVMADVQGMFNQVKVSEECRDLLRFLWWPNGDTSKAMKEYRMTTHLFGAVSSPACSNYALRRTAIDNTCSKPVTETINRNFYVDDCLKSLTSDEEAITLVEDLTSVLSKGGFKLTKWVSNSSQVMKVIPEEERASGTKSLDLHVQGNTPPERALGVLWSPETDKFSFKIEVKDHNMTRRGILSTVSSLYDPLGLVAPAILPARLLLQDLCKLQLSWDDEIPQEYQRQWKDWISELPKLENFSIARCFKPTGFESPKTTQLHHFADASTVGYGAVSYLRMVNSSDEVHSQLLMSKSRVAPLKRVTIPRMELTAATVAVRMDNMLRKELELPIDQSVFWTDNTTVLGYISSEASRFQTFVANRVELIREATDPSQWHYVKSESNPADECSRGLKVQKFLDNTRWIHGPEFLQEPEDKWPEMPRQRSIDIDDPEVKKRVISHATVTNDSAIDKLLTYYSSWYRLRRAVAWILRIKKHLRYKVRQKKSEHVSTTLQQSGEDHTDKDDDKYGSQVRGTKLLNAKDIRDAETAVVKYEQSKAFPEEIKILERQSLDPASENGKHDKSHVQRSSSIKRLCPFLSEGVLRVGGRLSKAALPEDTRYPMILPKSSTVTELILREIHEMTGHSGRNYMLHILRKKFWIVNANSCTRKIVNKCVSCRKYSRKAEVQRMADLPKDRVTPDQPPFTNVGMDFFGPFYVRVGRSSVKRYGTIFTCLTTRAVHIEKAESMDTSACINAIRRFIARRGQVKSIRSDNGTNMVGAENELRQEIQKLNQAQIHSTLLQKSINCPLLHHTMVVYGRG